One window of Chitinophagaceae bacterium genomic DNA carries:
- a CDS encoding LysE family transporter: MISDSLSIFGVALVLSFLGAIPPGSINMTTLKYSLLHHKSIAIYFALTVTFVECLYASVVVNFQTYFLTNLFFDFYFKIISGILLIIMGIAGIIFHKKKNYEIDKENEQEREEYSILRSIKKGLFLGITNPLIIPYWLAITISLESHGVIQFYENNWIFYIIGIGTGNFLCLLAIVLISQPFVKIFKNKQLLHRIYSISLLLIGILMLLQVTFCRFA, translated from the coding sequence ATGATTTCAGATTCTCTTTCTATTTTCGGAGTGGCTCTTGTATTGAGCTTTCTCGGAGCAATTCCCCCGGGAAGCATAAATATGACTACTCTCAAGTATTCTTTATTACATCATAAATCAATAGCAATATATTTTGCACTCACGGTCACCTTTGTAGAATGCTTATATGCCTCTGTGGTAGTAAATTTTCAAACGTATTTCTTAACAAATCTTTTTTTTGACTTCTATTTTAAAATTATATCAGGAATCCTCCTCATAATAATGGGCATCGCAGGTATAATATTCCATAAAAAAAAAAACTATGAAATAGACAAAGAGAACGAACAAGAACGGGAAGAGTACTCTATCCTCAGAAGTATAAAAAAAGGGCTTTTCTTAGGAATAACAAATCCATTGATAATCCCTTACTGGCTGGCTATAACCATTTCTTTAGAGAGCCACGGCGTGATACAATTTTATGAGAATAATTGGATTTTTTATATTATAGGAATAGGGACAGGGAATTTTTTATGCCTCTTGGCTATCGTATTAATTTCGCAGCCATTTGTAAAAATATTTAAAAATAAACAATTACTCCATCGCATATATAGTATCTCTCTTCTTTTGATAGGGATCCTTATGTTATTACAGGTAACGTTTTGCCGCTTTGCGTAG